A genome region from Prionailurus bengalensis isolate Pbe53 chromosome B4, Fcat_Pben_1.1_paternal_pri, whole genome shotgun sequence includes the following:
- the BHLHE41 gene encoding class E basic helix-loop-helix protein 41 isoform X1: MDEGIPHLQERQLLEHRDFIGLDYSSLYMCKPKRSMKRDDSKDTYKLPHRLIEKKRRDRINECIAQLKDLLPEHLKLTTLGHLEKAVVLELTLKHLKALTALTEQQHQKIIALQNGERSLKSPIQSDLDAFHSGFQTCAKEVLQYLSRFESWTPREQRCVQLINHLHAVATQFLPTPQLLTQQVPLSKGTGAPSAAAPAGSAAAPCLERAGQKLEPLAHCVPVIQRTQPSAELAAENDTDTDSGYGGEAEARPDREKGKGAGASRVTIKQEPPGEDSPAPKRMKLDSRGGGGLGGGAAAAAAALLGPDPAAAAALLRPDAALLSSLVAFGGGGGAPFAQPAAAAAAAAPFCLPFYFLSPSAAAAYVQPFLDKSGLEKYLYPAAAAAPFPLLYPGIPAPAAAAAAAAAAAAAAAFPCLSSVLSPPPEKAGAAAATLLPHEVAPPGALHPPHPHGRTHLSFAGAREPGNPESSAQEDPSQPGKGTP, translated from the exons ATGGACGAAGGAATTCCTCATTTGCAAGAGAGACAGTTACTGGAACATAGAGATTTTATAGG ACTGGACTATTCCTCTTTGTATATGTGTAAGCCCAAAAGGAGCATGAAGCGAGACGATAGCAAG GATACCTACAAATTACCGCACAgattaatagaaaagaaaagaagagatcgAATTAATGAATGCATTGCTCAGCTGAAAGATTTACTGCCTGAACATCTGAAGTTGACA ACTCTGGGGCATCTGGAGAAAGCGGTAGTATTGGAATTAACTTTGAAACACTTAAAAGCTTTAACAGCCTTAACCGAGCAGCAGCATCAGAAGATAATTGCTTTACAGAATG GGGAGCGATCTCTGAAATCGCCCATTCAGTCCGACTTGGATGCGTTCCACTCCGGATTTCAAACATGCGCCAAAGAAGTCTTGCAATACCTCTCCCGGTTTGAGAGCTGGACGCCCAGGGAGCAGCGGTGTGTCCAGCTGATCAACCACTTGCACGCCGTGGCCACCCAGTTCTTGCCCACCCCTCAGCTGTTGACTCAACAGGTTCCTCTGAGCAAAGGCACTGGCGCGCCCTCGGCCGCCGCCCCCGCAGGGTCTGCGGCCGCCCCCTGCCTGGAGCGCGCCGGGCAGAAGCTTGAGCCCCTCGCCCACTGCGTCCCGGTCATCCAGCGGACTCAGCCCAGCGCCGAGCTCGCCGCCGAGAACGACACGGACACCGACAGCGGCTACGGCGGCGAGGCCGAGGCGAGGCCGGACCGCGAGAAGGGCAAAGGCGCCGGGGCGAGCCGCGTCACTATCAAGCAGGAGCCCCCCGGGGAGGACTCGCCGGCGCCCAAGAGGATGAAGCTGGAttcccgcggcggcggcggcctggggggcggcgcggcggcggcggcggccgcgctCCTGGGGCCCGACCCGGCCGCCGCGGCAGCGCTGCTGAGACCCGACGCCGCCCTGCTCAGCTCGCTGGTGGCTTTCGGCGGAGGCGGGGGCGCGCCCTTCGCGCAGCccgcggccgccgcggccgccgcggccCCCTTCTGCCTGCCCTTCTACTTCCTCTCGCCTTCGGCGGCCGCCGCCTACGTGCAGCCCTTCCTGGACAAGAGCGGCCTGGAGAAGTACCTGTATCCGGCGGCGGCCGCCGCCCCGTTCCCACTACTGTACCCCGGCATCCCCGCGCcggcagccgccgccgccgccgccgctgcggccgccgccgccgccgccttccCCTGCCTGTCCTCGGTGTTGTCGCCCCCTCCCGAGAAGGCCGGCGCCGCCGCCGCGACCCTCCTGCCGCACGAGGTGGCGCCCCCTGGGGCGCTGCACCCCCCGCACCCGCACGGCCGCACCCACCTGTCCTTCGCTGGCGCCCGTGAGCCCGGGAACCCGGAGAGCTCTGCTCAGGAAGATCCCTCGCAGCCAGGAAAGGGGACCCCCTGA
- the BHLHE41 gene encoding class E basic helix-loop-helix protein 41 isoform X2, whose product MDEGIPHLQERQLLEHRDFIGLDYSSLYMCKPKRSMKRDDSKTLGHLEKAVVLELTLKHLKALTALTEQQHQKIIALQNGERSLKSPIQSDLDAFHSGFQTCAKEVLQYLSRFESWTPREQRCVQLINHLHAVATQFLPTPQLLTQQVPLSKGTGAPSAAAPAGSAAAPCLERAGQKLEPLAHCVPVIQRTQPSAELAAENDTDTDSGYGGEAEARPDREKGKGAGASRVTIKQEPPGEDSPAPKRMKLDSRGGGGLGGGAAAAAAALLGPDPAAAAALLRPDAALLSSLVAFGGGGGAPFAQPAAAAAAAAPFCLPFYFLSPSAAAAYVQPFLDKSGLEKYLYPAAAAAPFPLLYPGIPAPAAAAAAAAAAAAAAAFPCLSSVLSPPPEKAGAAAATLLPHEVAPPGALHPPHPHGRTHLSFAGAREPGNPESSAQEDPSQPGKGTP is encoded by the exons ATGGACGAAGGAATTCCTCATTTGCAAGAGAGACAGTTACTGGAACATAGAGATTTTATAGG ACTGGACTATTCCTCTTTGTATATGTGTAAGCCCAAAAGGAGCATGAAGCGAGACGATAGCAAG ACTCTGGGGCATCTGGAGAAAGCGGTAGTATTGGAATTAACTTTGAAACACTTAAAAGCTTTAACAGCCTTAACCGAGCAGCAGCATCAGAAGATAATTGCTTTACAGAATG GGGAGCGATCTCTGAAATCGCCCATTCAGTCCGACTTGGATGCGTTCCACTCCGGATTTCAAACATGCGCCAAAGAAGTCTTGCAATACCTCTCCCGGTTTGAGAGCTGGACGCCCAGGGAGCAGCGGTGTGTCCAGCTGATCAACCACTTGCACGCCGTGGCCACCCAGTTCTTGCCCACCCCTCAGCTGTTGACTCAACAGGTTCCTCTGAGCAAAGGCACTGGCGCGCCCTCGGCCGCCGCCCCCGCAGGGTCTGCGGCCGCCCCCTGCCTGGAGCGCGCCGGGCAGAAGCTTGAGCCCCTCGCCCACTGCGTCCCGGTCATCCAGCGGACTCAGCCCAGCGCCGAGCTCGCCGCCGAGAACGACACGGACACCGACAGCGGCTACGGCGGCGAGGCCGAGGCGAGGCCGGACCGCGAGAAGGGCAAAGGCGCCGGGGCGAGCCGCGTCACTATCAAGCAGGAGCCCCCCGGGGAGGACTCGCCGGCGCCCAAGAGGATGAAGCTGGAttcccgcggcggcggcggcctggggggcggcgcggcggcggcggcggccgcgctCCTGGGGCCCGACCCGGCCGCCGCGGCAGCGCTGCTGAGACCCGACGCCGCCCTGCTCAGCTCGCTGGTGGCTTTCGGCGGAGGCGGGGGCGCGCCCTTCGCGCAGCccgcggccgccgcggccgccgcggccCCCTTCTGCCTGCCCTTCTACTTCCTCTCGCCTTCGGCGGCCGCCGCCTACGTGCAGCCCTTCCTGGACAAGAGCGGCCTGGAGAAGTACCTGTATCCGGCGGCGGCCGCCGCCCCGTTCCCACTACTGTACCCCGGCATCCCCGCGCcggcagccgccgccgccgccgccgctgcggccgccgccgccgccgccttccCCTGCCTGTCCTCGGTGTTGTCGCCCCCTCCCGAGAAGGCCGGCGCCGCCGCCGCGACCCTCCTGCCGCACGAGGTGGCGCCCCCTGGGGCGCTGCACCCCCCGCACCCGCACGGCCGCACCCACCTGTCCTTCGCTGGCGCCCGTGAGCCCGGGAACCCGGAGAGCTCTGCTCAGGAAGATCCCTCGCAGCCAGGAAAGGGGACCCCCTGA